In Candidatus Bathyarchaeota archaeon, the genomic window TTATGTTCGATTTCCATAGACTCCACGACCTGTTCGAAGTTTGTGGTCATGCCTTTGATGGCGATGTGATCTCCCACCCTGAGGGGGGCGGTGAGTTCAACCACGGCGACCCCTATCCTCCCATAATAATGGGTCACACTACCAACTTTCTCAAGGGATCTAGACATGGTTAAAACTCCTCCATTAAAAATAAAAAGCCTTCCCCACGGGCGCGTGCTAAATGGCTTTATCCTGGGAGGCTCTTCCATCACAGCCGTCCTAGGAGGATTAGGAACCCTATCAGCCACTTCATAGGGCTCTAGGTTTGGAGACTTGTCCCCTCACTTGCCGCTCAAGGATAAATATGGAATCACCTAAAATTCACTGGGGCTGATTGGGTTGAGCTTCATAACTCACCTGGAATGCTCAAAGTGTGGGAAGGAATTTGATGCCGAGAAGGTTCAGACCGTCTGCGACTCGTGTGGAAAGCCACTATTAGCTCGTTACGATATTGAGGCTGCGAGTCAGGCCTTAGATAGAGAAAGCCTAAGAGGGAGAGAGGCCACGATGTGGCGTTACTTTGAGCTTCTGCCGGTCAAGGATAAGAGTAACATCGTGAGCCTAGGGGAGGGATGGACCCCCCTCACCCCAGCCCCAAGGCTTGGGAGAATGATCGGGGTCCCAAAGCTCTGGATCAAGGACGAGGGTGTAATACCAACCGGCTCCTTCAAAGCCCGGGGCCTATCGGCAGCTGTCTCAAAGGCTAAGGAGCTGGGGATTAGACGTGTCGCCATGCCCTCAGCTGGAAACGCGGCTGGGGCTCTAGCCGCCTATGGAGCCAGGGCTGGAATGGATGTCTACGTTCTTATGCCTGAGGATGCCCCAAGGGTTAACATAGTGGAGTCTCACATCGCGGGGGCGAGGGTCTTCTTGGTTAAGGGGCTGATAACCGACGCTGGGAGGCTGGTCTCAGAGAAGGAGGCTGAGGCGGGCTGGTTCAACCTCTC contains:
- a CDS encoding translation elongation factor-like protein yields the protein MSRSLEKVGSVTHYYGRIGVAVVELTAPLRVGDHIAIKGMTTNFEQVVESMEIEHKPVKEAGPGSSIGLKVSGRVREGDIIYRIGG